One window of the Populus nigra chromosome 4, ddPopNigr1.1, whole genome shotgun sequence genome contains the following:
- the LOC133692103 gene encoding uncharacterized ATP-dependent helicase C29A10.10c-like isoform X1 has protein sequence MGSRGRLVFDLNEPPAEDDEETDNVVCLQPHKALPSANPHHSDLFVASMDPKGLNNNHAFSHASSVSGFQPFVRPKVAYGPEMGFEKKMAEEQNPKFASPAKTITDDDKKEAPSLVSGSADIKAVEREEGEWSDVEGSADACAGSSMCEQGNASQDQVKSELEGCTSGAVSMNVSSSVKVIDNANAESSGHVSPGPDQGQNDHKSNNSRNSNGNANGDVSTDGQEEIASVSKQCEVRGMEASHALKSSNNLGKRKIDQHKEAMLGKKRNRQTMLINIDEAKQAGSMKSSTPRRQPTVTRSVKEVRNGPPPVERVGERPSHPLIKDQKQADLLCNGGGNSVESCLPKSECTGNVNSVQPAKNRKVNGDSDISVDSPLPPIPKQNSWRQPAESSWKHPADLRQPKNSQFSNRKPSLTSQSSMDSKLGNKKYLPVKKPTVASTPYQDTSVERLIREVTNEKFWHHPEDSELQCVPGHFESVEEYVKVFEPLLFEECRAQLYSTWEESAETNAHVMVRIKSIERRERGWYDVIVLPVNECKWTFKEGDVAVLSTRRARIVRSKRNNSSSSNEDEEEPEISGHVAGTVRRHIPLDSRDPPGAILHFYVGDSYDPHRKVDEDHILRKFQPRGTWYLTVLGSLATTQREYVALHAFCRLNLQMQTAILKPSPDHFPKYEQQTPAMPECFTQNFVDHLRRTFNGPQLAAIQWAAMHTAAGTSSGVTKRQEPWPFTLVQGPPGTGKTHTVWGMLNVIHLVQYQHYYTSLLKKLAPQSYKHANESNPDNIATGSIDEVLHNMDQNLFRSLSKLCPKPRMLVCAPSNAATDELLARVLDRGFIDGEMKVYRPDVARVGVDSQSRAAQAVSVERRTEQLLIKSREEISKWMQDLRVQEAYFSAHIADLQNKLNVAAVDGRSQGSVGVDPDILMARDQNRDALLQNLAAAVESRDKVLVEISRLLILEPRFRAGSNFNLEEARASLEASFANEAEIVFTTVSSSGRKLFSRLTHGFDMVVIDEAAQASEVAALPPLALGAARCVLVGDPQQLPATVISKAAGTLLYSRSLFERFQQAGCPTMLLSVQYRMHPQIRDFPSRYFYQGRLTDSESVANLPDETYYKDPLLRPYLFYDVTHGRESHRGGSVSYQNVHEAQFCLQLYEHLQKSLKSLGMGRISVGIITPYKLQLKCLQQEFLAVLKSEEGKDIYINTVDAFQGQERDVIIMSCVRASSHGVGFVADIRRMNVALTRARRALWVMGNANSLVQSDDWAALISDARARNCYMNMDSLPKDFLVSKGVLGKGSSNVRGLKLGGPRHRSFDMHMESKSRMPSEDDENSGASVISRNGSYRPFKPAMDSSFDEFDQSGDKSRDAWQYGIQKKQGSSAIVGKRDS, from the exons ATGGGTTCTCGAGGAAGGCTAGTATTTGATCTTAATGAACCCCCAGCTGAGGATGATGAGGAGACCGATAATGTTGTATGCTTGCAGCCACACAAGGCACTTCCTTCTGCAAATCCCCACCATTCTGACTTATTTGTAGCATCAATGGACCCCAAAGGATTAAACAATAATCATGCCTTTTCACATGCATCATCTGTATCTGGTTTTCAGCCTTTTGTTCGACCCAAGGTTGCTTATGGCCCTGAAATGGGTTTTGAAAAGAAGATGGCCGAGGAACAGAATCCCAAGTTTGCATCACCAGCAAAAACAATTACTGATGATGATAAGAAAGAAGCACCATCTCTAGTTTCTGGTTCTGCAGACATTAAGGCCGTTGAAAGAGAAGAAGGTGAGTGGTCTGATGTAGAGGGCTCTGCTGATGCATGTGCTGGCAGTAGTATGTGTGAACAGGGCAACGCTTCTCAAGATCAGGTAAAGTCTGAATTAGAAGGCTGTACTTCTGGTGCTGTTTCCATGAATGTTTCTAGCAGTGTTAAGGTTATTGATAATGCCAATGCTGAAAGCAGTGGCCATGTTTCACCTGGACCGGATCAAGGTCAGAATGATCATAAAAGTAACAATAGTCGAAATTCAAATGGCAATGCAAATGGTGATGTATCAACGGATGGTCAGGAGGAAATTGCCTCAGTCTCAAAACAATGTGAAGTTAGAGGTATGGAAGCAAGCCATGCACTTAAGTCTTCAAATAATCTGGGAAAGAGGAAGATAGACCAACACAAAGAAGCAATGCTGGGTAAAAAGCGTAATAGACAGACCATGTTGATTAATATAGATGAAGCCAAGCAAGCTGGAAGCATGAAAAGTTCAACACCAAGAAGGCAGCCAACTGTCACTCGTTCTGTGAAGGAAGTTCGTAATGGTCCTCCACCTGTTGAACGTGTTGGAGAAAGGCCTAGCCATCCTTTAATTAAGGATCAGAAACAAGCTGATCTGCTATGTAATGGTGGCGGCAATTCTGTGGAATCTTGTCTACCCAAATCTGAATGTACTGGCAATGTAAATTCCGTACAACCAGCTAAGAATAGGAAAGTGAATGGCGACTCTGATATTTCTGTAGACTCACCCTTGCCACCTATCCCAAAACAGAATTCATGGAGACAGCCTGCCGAGAGTTCGTGGAAGCATCCTGCTGATTTAAGGCAGCCAAAAAATTCACAATTCTCTAACAGGAAGCCTTCTCTTACCAGCCAAAGTTCCATGGATTCAAAGTTGGGAAACAAGAAATACCTTCCTGTGAAAAAGCCAACTGTAGCGAGTACCCCCTATCAGGACACATCAGTGGAGCGTCTCATACGGGAGGTGACTAATGAGAAGTTTTGGCATCACCCAG AGGACTCTGAGCTCCAATGTGTTCCTGGTCACTTTGAGTCTGTGGAAGAATATGTAAAAGTATTTGAGCCTTTGCTTTTTGAGGAATGCCGAGCACAACTTTACAGCACCTGGGAGGAGTCAGCTGAAACTAATGCACACGTTATGGTTCGTATAAAGAGCATTGAAAGGCGGGAAAGAG GATGGTATGATGTCATCGTTCTTCCAGTAAATGAGTGCAAGTGGACATTCAAGGAGGGTGATGTTGCAGTTCTTTCTACTCGAAGGGCTAGAATAG TAAGATCCAAGAGAAACAACTCCTCGTCATcaaatgaagatgaagaagagccTGAGATCAGTGGACATGTGGCTGGCACTGTTAGAAGACACATCCCTTTGGATTCTCGTGATCCTCCTGGTGCAATCCTTCACTTTTATGTAGGGGACTCCTATGATCCTCACAG AAAGGTTGACGAGGATCATATTTTGAGGAAATTTCAACCCAGAGGCACCTGGTATTTGACTGTCCTTGGTTCGCTTGCAACCACCCAGCGGGAGTATGTTGCTTTGCATGCATTTTGCCGTCTTAATTTACAG ATGCAAACTGCAATCCTAAAGCCCAGTCCAGATCACTTCCCAAAATATGAGCAGCAGACCCCAGCCATGCCTGAATGCTTTACACAGAATTTTGTTGACCATTTGCGTAGGACATTCAATGGACCCCAGCTGGCTGCAATCCAGTGGGCTGCAATGCATACTGCTGCTGGTACAAGTAGTGGGGTAACTAAGAGGCAAGAGCCGTGGCCCTTTACTCTTGTACAAGGGCCTCCAGGGACAGGTAAGACACATACAGTCTGGGGAATGCTAAATGTCATCCATCTGGTTCAGTATCAGCATTACTATACCTCTTTGCTTAAGAAACTGGCACCACAGAGTTATAAGCATGCCAATGAAAGCAATCCTGACAATATTGCTACGGGGTCAATTGATGAAGTTCTTCATAACATGGACCAGAATCTCTTCCGCTCCCTTTCGAAACTCTGTCCAAAGCCCAGAATGTTAGTCTGTGCTCCTTCTAACGCTGCAACTGATGAACTTCTTGCACGTGTTCTTGATCGTGGATTTATTGATGGTGAGATGAAAGTTTACAGGCCTGATGTGGCCAGAGTTGGGGTTGATTCACAATCACGTGCTGCTCAGGCAGTTTCTGTTGAGCGGAGAACTGAACAACTTTTAATCAAGAGCCGCGAAGAAATTTCAAAATGGATGCAAGATTTAAGAGTTCAGGAAGCTTATTTCTCGGCACACATCGCTGACCTTCAAAATAAGCTTAATGTTGCAGCAGTGGACGGTCGTTCCCAAGGATCTGTTGGTGTTGATCCTGATATTCTCATGGCTAGGGACCAAAACCGAGATGCATTACTTCAGAACCTTGCAGCTGCTGTTGAAAGCAGGGATAAAGTTCTAGTTGAGATCTCTCGTCTTCTCATTTTAGAACCCAGATTTCGTGCTGGTAGCAATTTTAATCTGGAAGAAGCCCGTGCTAGTCTCGAGGCAAGTTTTGCCAATGAGGCTGAGATTGTTTTCACTACTGTCTCAAGCAGTGGTCGCAAGTTGTTCTCTCGGCTCACTCATGGTTTTGATATGGTAGTTATTGACGAGGCAGCTCAAGCCAGCGAAGTAGCTGCTCTTCCTCCACTCGCACTTGGTGCTGCAAGGTGCGTTCTTGTTGGCGATCCTCAGCAGCTTCCTGCAACAGTTATCAGTAAGGCAGCTGGAACCTTGTTATACAGTAGAAGTCTTTTCGAAAGGTTTCAGCAAGCAGGGTGCCCAACAATGTTATTATCTGTACAATATAGGATGCATCCTCAAATACGAGATTTCCCTTCACGGTACTTTTACCAAGGACGTCTCACTGACAGTGAAAGTGTTGCTAATTTACCTGATGAAACATACTACAAGGACCCTTTACTTAGACCTTATCTGTTCTATGATGTTACTCATGGGCGGGAGTCACACAGAGGTGGATCAGTATCTTATCAGAACGTTCATGAAGCACAATTTTGTCTTCAGTTGTATGAGCATCTTCAGAAATCTTTAAAATCCTTGGGCATGGGAAGAATCTCGGTTGGCATAATAACTCCATATAAGTTGCAGTTGAAATGCCTCCAGCAAGAGTTTTTAGCTGTTTTAAAGTCTGAAGAAGGGAAAGATATCTATATTAATACCGTCGATGCTTTCCAAGGCCAGGAGCGTGATGTCATTATTATGTCTTGTGTACGGGCCTCAAGTCACGGTGTTGGCTTTGTTGCTGATATCCGCCGAATGAATGTTGCTCTTACCCGTGCCAGAAGGGCTCTATGG GTCATGGGGAATGCCAATTCTCTTGTGCAATCGGATGACTGGGCTGCATTAATTTCTGATGCTAGAGCAAGAAACTGTTATATGAATATGGACTCTCTCCCCAAAGACTTTTTAGTTTCAAAAGGAGTACTGGGGAAAGGTTCTTCCAATGTAAGGGGTTTGAAGTTAGGTGGACCAAGACACAGATCATTTGATATGCACATGgaatccaaatcaaggatgccATCAGAGGATGATGAGAATTCAGGTGCATCTGTAATTTCCAGGAATGGGAGTTACAGGCCTTTTAAGCCAGCAATGGACAGTTcgtttgatgaatttgatcaATCAGGTGATAAATCAAGAGATGCCTGGCAATATGGTATACAGAAGAAGCAGGGTTCATCAGCAATCGTAGGAAAGAGGGACTCATAG
- the LOC133691651 gene encoding uncharacterized protein LOC133691651, giving the protein MSEGVKRSSSNGFEKPLTTEQQQEKVNEVKRLVGPLPEKLSIYCSDASIERHLRARNWNVKKALKMLKETLKWRVAYKPEEIRWEEIAHEAHTGKIYRSSYVDKHGRTVLVMRPSCQNSKSIKGQIKYLVYCMENAILNLPPDQEQMVWLIDFSGFNLSHISLKVTRETAHVLQDHYPERLGLAILYNPPKFFEPFWMVAKAFLEPKTYNKVKFVYSDEINTMKIVEDLFDMDYLEAAFGGKDSVGFDITKYAERMKEDDKRMPSFWTRASSPSAAPQPDLAPATLDSLNLDSNSDASDDDKTEGSMPHGIDSDTVFTDENTLVIGGKKDSESESEDPHRTDVKPDDQAHA; this is encoded by the exons ATGAGTGAGGGTGTAAAGAGATCCTCTTCAAATGGCTTTGAGAAGCCTTTGACAACTGAACAGCAGCAGGAAAAG GTTAATGAGGTGAAAAGGTTGGTGGGGCCGCTGCCAGAGAAGTTGTCTATTTATTGCTCCGATGCTTCAATTGAAAGGCATCTAAGGGCACGGAATTGGAATGTAAAGAAGGCACTGAAAATGCTGAAAGAAACCTTAAAATGGAGAGTAGCATACAAACCAGAAGAGATTCGCTGG GAAGAGATTGCGCATGAAGCACACACAGGGAAAATCTACAGATCAAGTTATGTTGACAAGCATGGAAGAACAGTTCTTGTCATGAGACCTAGTTGCCAG AACTCCAAGTCAATAAAAGGACAAATTAAGTATTTGGTGTATTGCATGGAGAATGCCATTTTAAATTTGCCACCAGACCAGGAGCAGATGGTCTGGCTGATTGATTTCAGTGGTTTCAATTTATCTCATATCTCATTGAAGGTGACACGCGAAACAGCCCATGTTTTACAAGACCATTATCCGGAACGCCTGGGCCTGGCAATTCTGTATAATCCTCCAAAGTTCTTTGAACCATTCTGGATG GTGGCAAAAGCCTTTTTAGAGCCTAAAACTTACAATAAAGTCAAGTTTGTTTACTCTGATGAAATCAACACTATGAAAATAGTGGAAGATCTATTTGATATGGACTATCTCGAAGCTGCATTTGGTGGAAAAGATAGTGTAGGTTTTGATATAACTAAGTATGCGGAGAGGATGAAGGAGGATGACAAGAGGATGCCTTCTTTTTGGACAAGAGCGAGTTCTCCCTCAGCAGCACCACAACCGGACCTGGCACCTGCTACCTTGGACTCACTCAACTTGGACTCAAATTCTGATGCTTCTGACGATGATAAAACAGAAGGTTCCATGCCTCATGGAATAGATTCAGATACTGTTTTCACTGATGAAAATACTTTAGTGATTGGTGGTAAGAAAGATTCAGAGTCAGAGTCGGAAGATCCGCATCGTACTGACGTGAAACCTGATGACCAAGCACATGCTTGA
- the LOC133692103 gene encoding uncharacterized ATP-dependent helicase C29A10.10c-like isoform X2, translated as MHVLAVVCVNRATLLKISGHVSPGPDQGQNDHKSNNSRNSNGNANGDVSTDGQEEIASVSKQCEVRGMEASHALKSSNNLGKRKIDQHKEAMLGKKRNRQTMLINIDEAKQAGSMKSSTPRRQPTVTRSVKEVRNGPPPVERVGERPSHPLIKDQKQADLLCNGGGNSVESCLPKSECTGNVNSVQPAKNRKVNGDSDISVDSPLPPIPKQNSWRQPAESSWKHPADLRQPKNSQFSNRKPSLTSQSSMDSKLGNKKYLPVKKPTVASTPYQDTSVERLIREVTNEKFWHHPEDSELQCVPGHFESVEEYVKVFEPLLFEECRAQLYSTWEESAETNAHVMVRIKSIERRERGWYDVIVLPVNECKWTFKEGDVAVLSTRRARIVRSKRNNSSSSNEDEEEPEISGHVAGTVRRHIPLDSRDPPGAILHFYVGDSYDPHRKVDEDHILRKFQPRGTWYLTVLGSLATTQREYVALHAFCRLNLQMQTAILKPSPDHFPKYEQQTPAMPECFTQNFVDHLRRTFNGPQLAAIQWAAMHTAAGTSSGVTKRQEPWPFTLVQGPPGTGKTHTVWGMLNVIHLVQYQHYYTSLLKKLAPQSYKHANESNPDNIATGSIDEVLHNMDQNLFRSLSKLCPKPRMLVCAPSNAATDELLARVLDRGFIDGEMKVYRPDVARVGVDSQSRAAQAVSVERRTEQLLIKSREEISKWMQDLRVQEAYFSAHIADLQNKLNVAAVDGRSQGSVGVDPDILMARDQNRDALLQNLAAAVESRDKVLVEISRLLILEPRFRAGSNFNLEEARASLEASFANEAEIVFTTVSSSGRKLFSRLTHGFDMVVIDEAAQASEVAALPPLALGAARCVLVGDPQQLPATVISKAAGTLLYSRSLFERFQQAGCPTMLLSVQYRMHPQIRDFPSRYFYQGRLTDSESVANLPDETYYKDPLLRPYLFYDVTHGRESHRGGSVSYQNVHEAQFCLQLYEHLQKSLKSLGMGRISVGIITPYKLQLKCLQQEFLAVLKSEEGKDIYINTVDAFQGQERDVIIMSCVRASSHGVGFVADIRRMNVALTRARRALWVMGNANSLVQSDDWAALISDARARNCYMNMDSLPKDFLVSKGVLGKGSSNVRGLKLGGPRHRSFDMHMESKSRMPSEDDENSGASVISRNGSYRPFKPAMDSSFDEFDQSGDKSRDAWQYGIQKKQGSSAIVGKRDS; from the exons ATGCATGTGCTGGCAGTAGTATGTGTGAACAGGGCAACGCTTCTCAAGATCAG TGGCCATGTTTCACCTGGACCGGATCAAGGTCAGAATGATCATAAAAGTAACAATAGTCGAAATTCAAATGGCAATGCAAATGGTGATGTATCAACGGATGGTCAGGAGGAAATTGCCTCAGTCTCAAAACAATGTGAAGTTAGAGGTATGGAAGCAAGCCATGCACTTAAGTCTTCAAATAATCTGGGAAAGAGGAAGATAGACCAACACAAAGAAGCAATGCTGGGTAAAAAGCGTAATAGACAGACCATGTTGATTAATATAGATGAAGCCAAGCAAGCTGGAAGCATGAAAAGTTCAACACCAAGAAGGCAGCCAACTGTCACTCGTTCTGTGAAGGAAGTTCGTAATGGTCCTCCACCTGTTGAACGTGTTGGAGAAAGGCCTAGCCATCCTTTAATTAAGGATCAGAAACAAGCTGATCTGCTATGTAATGGTGGCGGCAATTCTGTGGAATCTTGTCTACCCAAATCTGAATGTACTGGCAATGTAAATTCCGTACAACCAGCTAAGAATAGGAAAGTGAATGGCGACTCTGATATTTCTGTAGACTCACCCTTGCCACCTATCCCAAAACAGAATTCATGGAGACAGCCTGCCGAGAGTTCGTGGAAGCATCCTGCTGATTTAAGGCAGCCAAAAAATTCACAATTCTCTAACAGGAAGCCTTCTCTTACCAGCCAAAGTTCCATGGATTCAAAGTTGGGAAACAAGAAATACCTTCCTGTGAAAAAGCCAACTGTAGCGAGTACCCCCTATCAGGACACATCAGTGGAGCGTCTCATACGGGAGGTGACTAATGAGAAGTTTTGGCATCACCCAG AGGACTCTGAGCTCCAATGTGTTCCTGGTCACTTTGAGTCTGTGGAAGAATATGTAAAAGTATTTGAGCCTTTGCTTTTTGAGGAATGCCGAGCACAACTTTACAGCACCTGGGAGGAGTCAGCTGAAACTAATGCACACGTTATGGTTCGTATAAAGAGCATTGAAAGGCGGGAAAGAG GATGGTATGATGTCATCGTTCTTCCAGTAAATGAGTGCAAGTGGACATTCAAGGAGGGTGATGTTGCAGTTCTTTCTACTCGAAGGGCTAGAATAG TAAGATCCAAGAGAAACAACTCCTCGTCATcaaatgaagatgaagaagagccTGAGATCAGTGGACATGTGGCTGGCACTGTTAGAAGACACATCCCTTTGGATTCTCGTGATCCTCCTGGTGCAATCCTTCACTTTTATGTAGGGGACTCCTATGATCCTCACAG AAAGGTTGACGAGGATCATATTTTGAGGAAATTTCAACCCAGAGGCACCTGGTATTTGACTGTCCTTGGTTCGCTTGCAACCACCCAGCGGGAGTATGTTGCTTTGCATGCATTTTGCCGTCTTAATTTACAG ATGCAAACTGCAATCCTAAAGCCCAGTCCAGATCACTTCCCAAAATATGAGCAGCAGACCCCAGCCATGCCTGAATGCTTTACACAGAATTTTGTTGACCATTTGCGTAGGACATTCAATGGACCCCAGCTGGCTGCAATCCAGTGGGCTGCAATGCATACTGCTGCTGGTACAAGTAGTGGGGTAACTAAGAGGCAAGAGCCGTGGCCCTTTACTCTTGTACAAGGGCCTCCAGGGACAGGTAAGACACATACAGTCTGGGGAATGCTAAATGTCATCCATCTGGTTCAGTATCAGCATTACTATACCTCTTTGCTTAAGAAACTGGCACCACAGAGTTATAAGCATGCCAATGAAAGCAATCCTGACAATATTGCTACGGGGTCAATTGATGAAGTTCTTCATAACATGGACCAGAATCTCTTCCGCTCCCTTTCGAAACTCTGTCCAAAGCCCAGAATGTTAGTCTGTGCTCCTTCTAACGCTGCAACTGATGAACTTCTTGCACGTGTTCTTGATCGTGGATTTATTGATGGTGAGATGAAAGTTTACAGGCCTGATGTGGCCAGAGTTGGGGTTGATTCACAATCACGTGCTGCTCAGGCAGTTTCTGTTGAGCGGAGAACTGAACAACTTTTAATCAAGAGCCGCGAAGAAATTTCAAAATGGATGCAAGATTTAAGAGTTCAGGAAGCTTATTTCTCGGCACACATCGCTGACCTTCAAAATAAGCTTAATGTTGCAGCAGTGGACGGTCGTTCCCAAGGATCTGTTGGTGTTGATCCTGATATTCTCATGGCTAGGGACCAAAACCGAGATGCATTACTTCAGAACCTTGCAGCTGCTGTTGAAAGCAGGGATAAAGTTCTAGTTGAGATCTCTCGTCTTCTCATTTTAGAACCCAGATTTCGTGCTGGTAGCAATTTTAATCTGGAAGAAGCCCGTGCTAGTCTCGAGGCAAGTTTTGCCAATGAGGCTGAGATTGTTTTCACTACTGTCTCAAGCAGTGGTCGCAAGTTGTTCTCTCGGCTCACTCATGGTTTTGATATGGTAGTTATTGACGAGGCAGCTCAAGCCAGCGAAGTAGCTGCTCTTCCTCCACTCGCACTTGGTGCTGCAAGGTGCGTTCTTGTTGGCGATCCTCAGCAGCTTCCTGCAACAGTTATCAGTAAGGCAGCTGGAACCTTGTTATACAGTAGAAGTCTTTTCGAAAGGTTTCAGCAAGCAGGGTGCCCAACAATGTTATTATCTGTACAATATAGGATGCATCCTCAAATACGAGATTTCCCTTCACGGTACTTTTACCAAGGACGTCTCACTGACAGTGAAAGTGTTGCTAATTTACCTGATGAAACATACTACAAGGACCCTTTACTTAGACCTTATCTGTTCTATGATGTTACTCATGGGCGGGAGTCACACAGAGGTGGATCAGTATCTTATCAGAACGTTCATGAAGCACAATTTTGTCTTCAGTTGTATGAGCATCTTCAGAAATCTTTAAAATCCTTGGGCATGGGAAGAATCTCGGTTGGCATAATAACTCCATATAAGTTGCAGTTGAAATGCCTCCAGCAAGAGTTTTTAGCTGTTTTAAAGTCTGAAGAAGGGAAAGATATCTATATTAATACCGTCGATGCTTTCCAAGGCCAGGAGCGTGATGTCATTATTATGTCTTGTGTACGGGCCTCAAGTCACGGTGTTGGCTTTGTTGCTGATATCCGCCGAATGAATGTTGCTCTTACCCGTGCCAGAAGGGCTCTATGG GTCATGGGGAATGCCAATTCTCTTGTGCAATCGGATGACTGGGCTGCATTAATTTCTGATGCTAGAGCAAGAAACTGTTATATGAATATGGACTCTCTCCCCAAAGACTTTTTAGTTTCAAAAGGAGTACTGGGGAAAGGTTCTTCCAATGTAAGGGGTTTGAAGTTAGGTGGACCAAGACACAGATCATTTGATATGCACATGgaatccaaatcaaggatgccATCAGAGGATGATGAGAATTCAGGTGCATCTGTAATTTCCAGGAATGGGAGTTACAGGCCTTTTAAGCCAGCAATGGACAGTTcgtttgatgaatttgatcaATCAGGTGATAAATCAAGAGATGCCTGGCAATATGGTATACAGAAGAAGCAGGGTTCATCAGCAATCGTAGGAAAGAGGGACTCATAG